From one uncultured Paludibacter sp. genomic stretch:
- the parE gene encoding DNA topoisomerase 4 subunit B: MEEVKDLTAVEVNYGDGNIVTLEGLEHVRRRPGMYIGKLGDGTHSDDGIYVLLKEVIDNSIDEYRMGFGKSIDIKIEEGIVSVRDYGRGIPLNSIVKAVSIMNTGGKFDSQAFKKSVGLNGVGTKAVNALSSNFTVQSFRDGKCRRAYFEKGILINEENLADTKESNGTLVIFEPDKTMFPNYTYNDEFVETMLRNFAYLNTGLTIAYNGKKILSKNGLTDLLNENMTAEPLYPIIHLKGEDIEIAFTHSDQYGEEYYSFVNGQHTTQGGTHQSAFREAVARTIKEFYNKNMELTDIRNGIIAAVAIGVEEPVFESQTKTKLGSRDISKEGITVNKFVSDFVKKELDNYLHRSSETADILYQKILESEKERKAIAGVTKIARERAKKVNLHNKKLRDCRFHFNDTLTKDEAKNEAIANTSIFITEGDSASGSITKSRDVNTQAVFSLRGKPLNTYGLTKKIVYENEEFNLLQAALNIEEGIEGLRYNKVIVATDADVDGMHIRLLLITFFLQYFPDLIKKGHVYILQTPLFRVRNKKETVYCYSEEERLNAIARLGANPEITRFKGLGEISPDEFKHFIGKDIRLDQVTLKKEDAVSDLLEFYMGKNTSERQNFIIDNLVLEEDEA; encoded by the coding sequence ATGGAAGAAGTAAAAGATTTGACCGCTGTTGAAGTTAATTATGGCGATGGAAACATTGTAACGTTGGAAGGATTGGAACACGTTCGTCGCCGTCCAGGGATGTATATCGGAAAATTGGGAGACGGTACGCATTCCGACGATGGAATTTATGTGCTTTTGAAAGAGGTGATTGATAATTCCATAGATGAATACCGAATGGGATTTGGTAAAAGTATCGACATAAAAATAGAAGAAGGCATAGTTTCCGTGCGCGATTACGGGCGTGGAATTCCTTTGAACAGTATTGTAAAAGCTGTTTCTATAATGAACACGGGAGGAAAATTTGATTCTCAAGCATTCAAAAAATCGGTAGGATTAAACGGTGTGGGAACAAAAGCTGTAAATGCACTTTCCTCAAACTTTACCGTTCAAAGTTTCCGTGATGGGAAATGTCGTCGCGCTTATTTTGAAAAAGGCATTTTAATTAATGAAGAAAATTTAGCGGATACGAAAGAAAGCAATGGAACGCTTGTAATTTTTGAGCCGGACAAAACAATGTTTCCGAATTACACTTACAACGATGAATTTGTGGAAACAATGCTTCGCAATTTTGCTTATTTAAACACCGGGCTTACTATTGCTTACAACGGCAAAAAAATTCTTTCTAAAAACGGATTAACCGATTTGCTGAATGAAAATATGACAGCAGAACCGCTTTATCCGATTATTCATTTAAAAGGTGAAGATATTGAAATTGCTTTCACTCACAGCGATCAATACGGAGAAGAATATTATTCGTTTGTGAACGGACAACACACCACGCAAGGAGGAACTCACCAAAGTGCATTTCGTGAAGCAGTTGCGCGCACTATTAAAGAGTTTTACAACAAAAATATGGAGCTTACCGATATCCGTAATGGGATTATTGCAGCAGTTGCCATTGGTGTTGAAGAGCCGGTTTTTGAAAGCCAGACAAAAACAAAACTTGGCTCGCGCGATATTTCAAAAGAGGGCATTACGGTAAATAAATTTGTATCTGATTTTGTAAAAAAAGAATTGGATAATTATTTACATCGCAGCAGTGAAACTGCCGATATTTTGTATCAAAAAATTCTTGAATCGGAAAAAGAACGAAAAGCTATTGCCGGAGTTACAAAAATTGCTCGCGAGCGTGCTAAAAAAGTAAATCTTCACAATAAAAAACTTCGCGATTGTCGTTTCCATTTCAACGATACGCTTACAAAAGACGAAGCAAAAAACGAAGCCATTGCAAACACCTCCATTTTTATTACTGAGGGAGATTCTGCGAGCGGTTCCATTACAAAAAGTCGCGATGTAAACACACAAGCGGTATTTAGTTTGCGCGGAAAACCACTCAACACTTATGGTTTGACAAAAAAAATTGTGTACGAAAACGAAGAATTTAATTTGCTCCAAGCTGCTTTGAATATAGAAGAGGGTATTGAAGGATTACGTTATAACAAAGTAATTGTAGCTACTGATGCCGATGTGGATGGAATGCATATTCGCCTGTTGTTAATTACTTTTTTCTTACAATATTTTCCCGATTTAATTAAAAAAGGACACGTTTATATTCTTCAAACGCCTCTTTTCCGTGTGCGAAATAAAAAAGAAACCGTTTATTGCTATTCGGAAGAAGAAAGATTGAACGCCATTGCACGTTTGGGAGCAAATCCCGAAATAACACGCTTCAAAGGATTAGGAGAAATTTCACCCGATGAGTTCAAGCATTTCATAGGAAAAGACATTCGTTTGGATCAGGTAACATTGAAAAAAGAAGATGCTGTAAGTGATTTACTCGAATTTTATATGGGTAAAAACACTTCAGAACGTCAAAATTTTATTATAGATAATTTGGTATTGGAAGAAGATGAGGCGTGA
- a CDS encoding Glycoside hydrolase family 5 — MRKITLFIVSFIVFFYTMQGQIPFSRGVNLTGWFQTSNARQIQFSKYTKKDFQNIKSLGCDVIRLPINLFGMTSGNPDYTLDPLFLEFLDEAVNWAEELQMHLILDNHSTDDLASKNPDLESILVKVWTQMAEHFSNRSQYISFEIMNEPNGITTQTWGEIQQKAINAIRASDKSHFIIVGGASWNTYSELSSLPYYTDTKLIYTFHFYDPFVFTHQGATWSSPSMASLANVPFPYNASTMPSTPSDLVGTWIESALNNYKYDGNVAKVKSLIDLAVNFKTARNANVYCGEFGVYIPNSNDADRVFWYSEVRKYLEEKGIPWTTWDFQNGFGLFQKGSNELFDYDVNIPLINALGLNSPPQKTYTLRPDSVGFPIYTDFIGEKILESSNLNGGSIDFYSSENPNNGKRCLLWRDCNQYGTVGFDFQPDKDLSQLRGNTYALSLLVRGNSSNTSFDLRFIDTKTGSADHPWRMNYTINDSKITWDNKWHKLYIPLTNFYEGGSWDTGNWYNPIGAFDWKAVDRFEIVSEQGSLSGKKLWFDNIQIANMDTAKIYENSSGISILSQKNTNLSISPNPVINNAEISYTIYKNEDIDISIYNLSGQKIETIINKTQNAGTYTVDWNRTNTSKSLKSGVYICCLKTKNQNISIKLILI, encoded by the coding sequence ATGAGAAAAATTACACTTTTTATCGTTTCCTTTATTGTATTTTTCTATACAATGCAAGGACAAATTCCTTTCAGTAGAGGAGTGAATCTTACGGGATGGTTTCAAACTTCAAATGCTCGTCAAATTCAGTTTTCAAAATATACAAAAAAGGACTTTCAAAACATCAAAAGTTTAGGTTGTGATGTTATCCGTCTTCCAATAAATTTATTTGGAATGACTTCCGGAAATCCTGATTACACTTTAGATCCTCTTTTTTTAGAATTTTTAGATGAAGCTGTTAATTGGGCTGAAGAATTACAAATGCACTTAATACTTGACAATCATTCTACAGATGATTTGGCAAGTAAAAATCCCGATTTAGAATCAATTTTAGTAAAAGTTTGGACTCAAATGGCTGAACATTTCAGCAATCGCTCACAGTACATTTCTTTTGAAATAATGAATGAACCCAATGGAATCACGACACAAACTTGGGGTGAAATTCAACAAAAAGCAATAAACGCTATCAGAGCTTCAGATAAAAGTCATTTTATTATTGTAGGAGGAGCAAGCTGGAACACTTATAGCGAGTTAAGTTCTCTGCCATATTATACTGACACAAAACTGATTTATACTTTCCATTTTTACGACCCATTTGTTTTTACGCATCAAGGAGCAACCTGGAGTTCTCCTTCAATGGCATCATTAGCCAATGTTCCTTTTCCTTATAATGCTTCCACAATGCCTTCGACACCGTCTGATCTTGTCGGAACTTGGATAGAAAGCGCACTTAATAATTACAAATACGATGGAAATGTTGCAAAAGTAAAATCATTAATCGATCTTGCTGTCAATTTCAAGACAGCAAGAAATGCCAATGTTTATTGTGGGGAATTTGGTGTTTATATCCCAAATTCTAACGATGCCGATAGAGTTTTTTGGTACAGCGAAGTTCGTAAATATTTGGAAGAAAAAGGTATTCCTTGGACAACGTGGGATTTTCAAAATGGTTTTGGATTATTCCAAAAAGGTTCAAATGAATTGTTTGATTACGATGTAAATATTCCGCTCATTAATGCGCTTGGATTAAATTCTCCGCCACAAAAAACCTATACTCTGCGCCCTGATTCTGTAGGATTTCCTATTTATACAGATTTTATAGGTGAAAAAATACTTGAATCAAGTAATTTGAATGGAGGAAGTATCGATTTTTATTCATCAGAAAATCCAAACAATGGAAAAAGATGTTTACTTTGGCGAGATTGTAACCAATATGGAACGGTTGGATTTGACTTTCAGCCGGACAAAGATTTAAGCCAGCTACGTGGAAATACCTATGCTTTAAGTCTGCTTGTGAGAGGGAATTCATCAAATACATCTTTTGATTTGCGTTTTATTGATACCAAAACAGGAAGCGCCGATCATCCTTGGAGAATGAATTATACAATAAACGACAGTAAAATTACTTGGGATAATAAATGGCATAAACTTTATATTCCTCTCACAAATTTTTACGAGGGAGGTTCTTGGGATACAGGAAACTGGTATAATCCAATTGGAGCTTTTGACTGGAAAGCTGTGGATAGATTTGAAATTGTTTCGGAACAGGGTTCATTATCAGGAAAAAAACTTTGGTTTGACAATATTCAAATTGCCAATATGGATACAGCAAAAATATATGAAAATTCTTCAGGGATTTCTATTCTTTCACAAAAAAATACAAATTTAAGTATCTCTCCTAATCCTGTTATCAATAATGCGGAGATAAGCTATACTATTTATAAAAATGAGGATATTGATATTTCCATTTATAATCTATCAGGGCAAAAGATAGAAACAATCATCAATAAGACCCAAAATGCAGGCACATATACTGTGGATTGGAATAGGACAAACACTTCAAAATCGTTGAAATCAGGAGTATATATTTGTTGTTTAAAGACAAAAAATCAAAATATCTCCATAAAATTAATTTTGATTTAA
- the tadA gene encoding tRNA-specific adenosine deaminase gives MDTAHIQYMRQALLEAHKALEKDEVPIGVVVVCQDRIIARGHNLTETLNDVTAHAEMQAITAAANFLGGKYLIDCTLYVTVEPCVMCAGALAWSQISKIVYGAPDEKRGFSRFAPNALHPKTEVVCGILEDECKQLMKNFFKGKRRITI, from the coding sequence ATGGACACAGCTCATATTCAATATATGCGCCAAGCTCTTTTGGAAGCTCACAAAGCCCTTGAAAAAGACGAAGTTCCTATAGGAGTTGTTGTTGTTTGTCAGGATAGAATCATTGCCCGCGGACATAATCTTACCGAAACGCTCAACGATGTTACCGCTCACGCCGAAATGCAAGCCATTACCGCCGCTGCAAATTTCCTTGGAGGAAAATATCTTATCGATTGCACACTTTATGTTACAGTTGAACCTTGTGTAATGTGTGCAGGAGCGCTCGCTTGGTCACAAATAAGCAAAATTGTTTATGGCGCACCTGATGAAAAAAGAGGTTTTTCTCGTTTTGCACCCAATGCTTTACATCCAAAAACAGAAGTTGTATGCGGAATTTTGGAAGATGAATGCAAGCAATTGATGAAGAATTTTTTTAAAGGGAAAAGACGGATAACAATCTAA
- the fepA gene encoding NB-Dependent Receptor Plug: MKNKIKLLLFLFFVGSGILFAQSPLKGTVTDENGEPIVGASVLIKGTSQGTATDAEGKFTLTVPAGSKYLIISYVGMEIQEIPIVSNPRVVLVNKGSQLDEVVVTALGIKKDRKALGYAVEDVKSEELMRNKQVNVINSLSGKIAGVNVTQSSGAAGSGSQIILRGGTSASETRDNQPLFVVDGVIYDNSSSVVGNSAFDGAGSSSSTMSNRVMDINPEDIENISVLKGPAASALYGSRASAGVILITTKKGKEGAVEVNFSTKYISSWAKYLPETQTKYKRGYMEDQYDSGGNYTGTIFNNFSYNSWGEKMSASDLVYDNIGNFYQNGGIYDTNLSVSGGTKNSNFYLSGSYYDQGGIIPTTGYTKSTLRFNGEQRYGIFTFSANAAYSDAATQKTLTSAALYNSQGTGALYAVNTWSPSDDMSHYLNEDGTRYRMFGDLLDPWDERDNPYWIINKNKLYDSTERFTGNFNVKADITKWWWIAYRMGVDSYTTENHTRIAPEGAVKLEWQNGMMSDNTLRFKYLSTNLMTNLNKKLGDFDLNLMLGTSTDNTHTNTHYEMAWNFQVPNFYATDNATSDNRNFKTYLSDKRLVGVFGEFRADWRNAIFFTVTGRNDWTSTLPIENRSYFYPSFNGSVVFTEFLPKMSWLNFGKVRVSGARVGKDTGPYETNTALWPVATYIGGKVGVGNSWTRGNPYIKPEMTESTELGLELRFLDNRLKMDVAYYTNNSYNQILSPRGPQSTGYIFTSINAGNVYNKGMELAISATPVQNKVWSWETSINIAGNRGTMDGLLPGMDIMYVTDVQYGNAKAASFSGGDFMAISGSQYLRTTDGEIILDKNGMPTYDKSTAHQVGNREPKLTGGWNNTISYKNFTFNMLWEFRVGGDVFNGTKYAMTQTGTSKFSGDVRDHLVIDGVENVGTADAPVYEVRHYEWFADQAYDFNGVRMSGANIIKGYYTGYYNYETANYITKVNSLRLRTVSVSYDIPRTFLDKLKVIKRASLSASANNLLLFTNYEGDPEVAAAGSGRGGSSSVGFDYCGVPATQSVSFGMNITF; this comes from the coding sequence ATGAAAAACAAAATCAAATTACTCTTGTTCCTGTTTTTTGTCGGTTCAGGAATACTCTTTGCACAGTCTCCTCTAAAGGGAACTGTTACGGACGAAAACGGAGAACCAATTGTTGGAGCTTCAGTTTTAATAAAAGGGACTTCGCAAGGTACAGCAACAGATGCCGAGGGTAAATTTACCCTAACGGTTCCTGCTGGGAGCAAGTATCTTATTATATCGTACGTTGGAATGGAGATACAGGAAATCCCTATCGTTTCTAATCCACGGGTTGTTTTAGTTAATAAGGGTTCACAATTAGATGAAGTTGTTGTAACAGCATTGGGTATAAAAAAAGACCGCAAGGCTTTGGGGTATGCTGTTGAAGATGTAAAATCGGAAGAGTTGATGCGTAACAAGCAAGTGAATGTTATAAACTCGCTCTCTGGTAAAATTGCCGGTGTAAATGTAACGCAGTCCTCAGGCGCTGCCGGTAGTGGTTCGCAGATTATTTTACGGGGTGGTACTTCTGCTAGCGAAACTCGTGATAATCAACCTCTCTTTGTGGTTGACGGCGTTATTTATGATAACTCATCATCGGTGGTAGGAAACTCGGCGTTTGACGGAGCCGGATCAAGTTCGTCCACTATGTCTAATCGCGTGATGGATATCAACCCAGAAGATATAGAAAACATATCAGTGTTGAAAGGTCCTGCCGCTTCCGCGCTTTACGGTTCGCGGGCTTCTGCCGGTGTTATTCTTATTACTACTAAAAAGGGAAAGGAAGGAGCTGTAGAAGTAAACTTTTCGACTAAATACATCTCTTCGTGGGCAAAATATCTGCCGGAAACCCAGACAAAATATAAAAGAGGTTATATGGAAGACCAATATGATTCTGGCGGAAACTATACCGGTACCATATTCAATAATTTTTCCTATAATTCATGGGGAGAAAAGATGAGTGCGTCAGATCTTGTGTATGATAACATTGGTAATTTCTATCAGAATGGAGGTATCTACGATACAAATCTTAGTGTATCCGGCGGAACAAAGAACAGTAATTTTTATTTATCCGGTTCTTATTACGATCAGGGTGGTATTATCCCTACTACCGGTTATACTAAATCCACGCTCCGTTTTAATGGCGAGCAAAGATATGGTATCTTCACTTTTAGTGCTAATGCCGCCTATTCCGATGCCGCTACACAAAAAACCCTTACTTCTGCTGCACTTTATAATTCTCAAGGTACTGGAGCGCTTTACGCAGTTAACACATGGTCCCCAAGTGACGATATGAGTCATTATCTCAACGAAGACGGAACGCGTTATCGTATGTTTGGTGACTTACTCGACCCTTGGGATGAACGTGATAATCCATATTGGATAATCAACAAAAACAAATTATACGATTCAACCGAACGTTTTACCGGCAACTTTAATGTGAAAGCTGATATCACAAAATGGTGGTGGATAGCTTACCGAATGGGTGTTGACTCTTATACAACAGAAAACCATACCCGAATAGCTCCTGAAGGTGCTGTCAAATTGGAATGGCAAAATGGTATGATGAGTGATAATACATTACGCTTCAAGTATCTGTCAACCAATTTGATGACTAATCTTAATAAAAAACTTGGCGATTTCGATCTTAATTTAATGTTGGGAACATCAACTGATAACACTCATACAAATACACATTATGAGATGGCATGGAATTTTCAGGTGCCGAACTTTTACGCTACCGATAACGCTACATCTGATAATCGAAACTTCAAAACTTATCTATCGGATAAGCGATTGGTTGGCGTGTTTGGAGAGTTTCGAGCAGATTGGAGAAACGCTATATTTTTTACAGTAACTGGCAGAAATGACTGGACTTCTACGCTCCCTATTGAGAACCGTTCTTATTTTTATCCTTCATTCAACGGAAGTGTGGTATTTACTGAATTTTTGCCGAAAATGTCTTGGTTAAATTTTGGTAAAGTACGTGTTTCTGGAGCAAGGGTAGGTAAAGATACCGGCCCTTATGAAACAAATACTGCTCTTTGGCCTGTAGCTACTTATATTGGTGGTAAAGTGGGAGTAGGCAACAGTTGGACACGCGGTAATCCATACATTAAACCTGAGATGACAGAATCAACAGAACTTGGCTTGGAATTGCGTTTTCTCGATAATCGTCTGAAGATGGATGTGGCTTACTATACAAACAACTCTTATAATCAGATTCTTTCACCACGTGGACCTCAATCTACTGGTTATATTTTTACTTCTATTAATGCCGGTAATGTTTATAACAAAGGAATGGAATTGGCAATTAGCGCCACACCAGTTCAAAATAAGGTTTGGAGTTGGGAAACGAGCATCAATATAGCAGGAAACCGTGGTACAATGGACGGACTACTTCCTGGCATGGACATTATGTATGTAACAGATGTTCAATACGGTAATGCCAAAGCAGCTTCTTTCTCAGGTGGCGATTTTATGGCCATCTCCGGTTCTCAATATTTACGTACTACAGATGGAGAAATCATTCTTGACAAAAATGGTATGCCTACTTATGATAAAAGTACGGCACACCAAGTTGGGAATCGTGAACCTAAGTTGACCGGAGGTTGGAACAATACTATATCCTACAAAAACTTTACATTCAACATGTTGTGGGAATTCCGTGTTGGAGGAGACGTGTTTAATGGAACAAAATACGCTATGACTCAAACCGGTACAAGCAAGTTCTCGGGAGATGTTCGAGATCATCTCGTTATTGATGGGGTTGAAAATGTAGGTACTGCTGATGCACCTGTGTATGAAGTACGTCATTATGAATGGTTTGCTGATCAGGCTTATGATTTCAACGGTGTCAGGATGAGTGGCGCAAACATAATAAAAGGTTACTATACCGGATATTACAATTATGAAACCGCAAATTACATTACCAAAGTTAATTCGCTCCGTTTACGCACTGTTTCCGTGAGCTATGATATACCTCGTACATTCCTCGACAAGTTGAAGGTTATTAAACGTGCTTCTCTTTCTGCATCAGCTAATAACCTTTTATTGTTTACCAATTACGAAGGAGATCCTGAAGTTGCTGCTGCAGGTTCAGGGCGCGGAGGTTCATCTTCAGTAGGGTTCGATTATTGCGGTGTACCTGCGACTCAAAGCGTATCCTTTGGAATGAATATAACTTTCTAA
- a CDS encoding conserved exported hypothetical protein (Evidence 4 : Unknown function but conserved in other organisms) gives MKNIIKSIIISLIGVFSFTSCSDWLDVNVDPNTPTDQSATIENRLPHIQFYANDAYQFASMRTFMAMGDMTMNSRTSTYGYAAQWQVSTSWVTTPYQWFFVGAGSNLQILYDKAMEQEAWYYAAASRLIHAYGYMLMTDLYGEMPYTEGLGSSSTPKYDNGKTIYLGCLTEIDEAIELLQKTQAPNVPALSLGDTWANGDVSKWLKMAYLLKARWINKLSKKQPGSYKEGKWDADEILSCLDKAQQSNADDVIYDHTDDYGPSRDVLGWNEPVDYSPMYSVLGMNSNYYVTQMMIDNFSNFAGSGIEDPRADHVIPWAYSIKGADSPTGLKWVGNWRRTAGIDMHTLVRLQKHPYTTSYDASKGGWYVNTTDASLKGDTIYVQATCGSKGYGGFSSLLYEKVKGDAKSRQSGIFYARPSSPTWIATYHEACFIRAEVKFKQGDKVAAFNAYKDGIRANMELMNQKLNVWVGEDSNLADCPSFTPMKQSDMDNYIANAIGTESNITLAKIMTQKRMAMLWSLEVYNDMRRYDYDSNVFLNWQIPAEYYQNTAAQKNIPLGKQLRRWQQCSHELNYNAANLQAIGAEVPGANMSSEAWNKDDAVWSINVWWDSDQQ, from the coding sequence ATGAAAAATATAATAAAATCAATAATAATAAGTCTTATAGGTGTGTTTTCCTTTACATCCTGTAGTGATTGGCTGGATGTAAATGTTGATCCGAATACACCTACAGACCAGAGTGCAACGATAGAAAACCGTTTGCCACATATTCAATTCTACGCAAATGACGCTTATCAGTTTGCAAGTATGCGTACATTTATGGCAATGGGTGATATGACAATGAACAGCCGTACTTCTACTTATGGTTATGCTGCACAATGGCAGGTTTCCACATCTTGGGTTACAACACCTTACCAGTGGTTTTTTGTTGGTGCAGGCTCCAATCTTCAGATACTATATGATAAAGCTATGGAACAGGAAGCATGGTATTATGCCGCTGCTTCACGCCTGATACATGCATATGGTTATATGTTGATGACTGATCTATACGGTGAAATGCCTTATACAGAGGGACTTGGCTCGAGCTCAACTCCCAAATATGATAATGGTAAGACCATTTACCTGGGTTGTCTTACTGAGATAGATGAAGCTATTGAACTGTTACAAAAAACTCAGGCACCAAATGTTCCCGCACTTTCGTTAGGAGATACTTGGGCTAATGGAGACGTAAGCAAGTGGTTAAAAATGGCTTATCTGCTGAAAGCGCGCTGGATTAATAAATTAAGTAAGAAACAGCCCGGAAGTTATAAGGAAGGCAAGTGGGATGCTGATGAAATTCTGTCATGTTTGGATAAAGCGCAACAAAGCAATGCGGATGATGTTATTTACGACCATACAGATGATTATGGACCGTCACGCGATGTGCTCGGTTGGAATGAACCTGTTGATTATTCTCCTATGTACTCCGTGCTGGGTATGAACTCTAATTATTATGTTACTCAGATGATGATTGATAATTTTAGTAATTTTGCTGGTTCCGGAATAGAAGACCCGCGCGCGGATCACGTAATTCCTTGGGCATACTCAATAAAGGGTGCGGACTCACCGACAGGTTTGAAATGGGTTGGTAATTGGCGACGTACTGCTGGTATTGATATGCATACTTTAGTTCGCCTTCAGAAGCACCCATACACAACCTCGTACGATGCAAGTAAAGGCGGTTGGTATGTCAATACCACAGATGCCTCTCTTAAAGGAGACACTATTTATGTACAGGCAACTTGTGGTTCTAAAGGTTATGGTGGTTTCAGTAGTTTGTTGTATGAAAAAGTTAAAGGTGATGCTAAATCCCGTCAGTCTGGTATTTTCTATGCACGTCCTTCTTCTCCGACCTGGATTGCAACTTATCACGAAGCTTGCTTTATCAGAGCAGAGGTGAAGTTTAAGCAAGGAGATAAGGTTGCTGCTTTTAACGCATATAAGGATGGTATCAGAGCTAATATGGAATTGATGAATCAGAAACTAAATGTCTGGGTGGGCGAAGATTCCAATTTAGCAGATTGTCCATCATTTACTCCAATGAAACAAAGTGATATGGATAATTATATTGCCAATGCAATTGGCACCGAAAGTAATATCACTTTGGCTAAAATTATGACTCAAAAGCGTATGGCAATGTTATGGTCATTAGAGGTCTATAATGATATGCGTCGCTATGATTACGATTCTAATGTATTTTTGAATTGGCAAATTCCCGCCGAGTATTATCAAAACACTGCTGCTCAAAAGAATATTCCATTAGGTAAGCAGCTCCGACGTTGGCAACAATGTTCGCATGAACTCAATTATAACGCTGCTAACTTGCAAGCAATTGGAGCCGAAGTTCCCGGAGCGAATATGTCAAGTGAAGCATGGAATAAGGATGACGCTGTGTGGTCAATCAATGTATGGTGGGATTCTGACCAACAATAG
- a CDS encoding conserved hypothetical protein (Evidence 4 : Unknown function but conserved in other organisms), which produces MNKIIYFFIFLMVSCQSVNHIQNGILPLKNKNAITGNEFVKKTLLLSSNERENLIAKEIIAGNFPNFMRKWEKINVTLTLSDKKIINAYYYVLPDYLMIGSDKDFCRMPMQPKTAQKIADKFNCFLSTRKICNDIYKAAKVKLEPYPLTINRDSLLTFYQHNQIIENQRKGRKGLIAGIKKDVVISSAISQSSKPNRVAIYGWHKLDGTPIQPLYTGHVDWYVDYSHGIRLVWRTIYIDGKPMDYTDVLNNPELSSIICDESECNFYAYPYNKNEKK; this is translated from the coding sequence ATGAATAAGATTATCTACTTTTTTATCTTTTTGATGGTTTCGTGCCAATCTGTAAATCACATTCAAAATGGAATTTTACCGCTTAAAAATAAAAATGCTATTACCGGAAACGAATTTGTTAAAAAAACACTGTTGCTTAGCAGCAACGAAAGAGAAAATCTTATTGCAAAAGAGATAATAGCAGGTAACTTTCCTAATTTTATGCGAAAATGGGAAAAAATAAATGTCACATTAACTCTGTCGGACAAAAAGATTATCAATGCATATTATTATGTTTTGCCCGATTATCTGATGATTGGAAGCGACAAAGATTTTTGTCGAATGCCGATGCAACCTAAAACTGCTCAAAAAATAGCCGATAAGTTTAATTGCTTTTTAAGCACTCGAAAAATTTGTAATGATATTTATAAGGCGGCAAAAGTAAAACTTGAACCTTATCCGTTAACAATAAATAGAGATTCTTTACTCACTTTTTATCAACACAATCAAATTATCGAAAATCAAAGAAAAGGGAGAAAGGGATTAATCGCAGGAATAAAAAAAGATGTTGTTATTTCTTCAGCTATTTCTCAAAGCAGCAAACCCAACAGAGTAGCTATATATGGTTGGCATAAATTAGACGGAACACCTATTCAACCTTTATATACAGGACACGTAGATTGGTATGTGGATTATAGCCACGGAATAAGATTGGTTTGGCGTACAATTTATATTGATGGAAAACCTATGGATTATACAGACGTATTAAATAATCCGGAGTTGTCCTCAATTATCTGCGACGAAAGCGAATGTAATTTTTACGCATATCCATATAATAAAAATGAAAAAAAGTAA